The Anolis carolinensis isolate JA03-04 chromosome 2, rAnoCar3.1.pri, whole genome shotgun sequence genome has a window encoding:
- the LOC134296397 gene encoding uncharacterized protein LOC134296397, which produces MFMFPTVKVPGDTTESLVCSFRSGCGELTLSQEYGHHPAVAVRCNMQVEDEELLGAGGGRSERATPETDAEFHQLAALASSTAYAQPNGVTQRRGVVRGDSTGGEEGSPSPGPQKMVFLEERMSAMETTLAVMSRAMERLAVLAEPERGRELRASSMWDVSMGSSQGFADLPAPKGREMRKEPGARPKIQTSLTRVEESDDEGEKPPRIPATLPTETLVPLANAGRGTGQREAAAGPTGPQGGLRRAENWGLPPQGPLPRREELRIEFGGESSELDFFLTTVRGYMEDNAHTFRTESSRVRAIGAVLKRGAASWYVQLHARRDPCLGSLRRFMGALETRFRDPLEQIRAREELKTVSQGQRSVSEYAEEFQCLAEKVPEWSAVTKIELFKEGLRREILSWAVHRDEPDTLRGWIQLAGRIETSLAQARRHRGGLQQRPQMKEGSRKEGSTPAGRRTEPTGNVSTSRRGCFVCGRLGHRAAECWQRKGEGGGPPKPRAVAGKRAEEEPPMRHHSGGLDEGEEDAMSEPCY; this is translated from the exons atgttcatgtttcctacagtaaaagttcctggtgataccacagagagtctcgtgtgttcattcaggagcggctgtggtgagctgacactaagccaagaatacggacaccatcccgctgtagcggtgaggtgtaacatgcaagtggaggatgaagagctcttgggcgccggaggaggaaggtcggaaagggccactcccgagacggacgctgagttccaccagctggcggccctggcgtcatccaccgcttatgcccagccaaatggggtaacccagaggcgcggagtggtgcggggagatagcaccggaggagaggaaggttcaccttccccaggcccgcaaaagatggtgtttctggaggagaggatgtcggcgatggagaccaccctggcagtgatgtcgagggcgatggagcgcctggcggttttggcggagccggagcgaggaagggaactccgggctagctcaatgtgggacgtgagcatgggaagcagccagggctttgcagacctcccagcaccgaagggaagggaaatgcgaaaggagcccggtgcccggcccaagatccaaacgagcctgacgcgggtggaggagagtgacgacgaaggggaaaagcctccgagaatcccggctacgctcccaactgagaccctggtgcccctggcgaatgccgggcgtggcacaggacaaagggaagcagcagcggggcccactggcccgcaagggggcttgcgacgggcggagaattggggattgccaccacagggacccctaccgagacgagaggaactaaggatcgagtttgggggagagtcctctgaactggattttttcctgaccacggtgaggggctatatggaggacaatgcccacacttttagaacggaatccagccgggtacgggccattggtgcagtgttgaagaggggagcggccagctggtacgttcaactacacgcgcggcgcgacccatgtctggggtcactccgacgctttatgggggccctggagacccgtttccgagatccactggagcagatccgggcgagggaggagttgaagaccgtctcccaggggcagaggtcggtatctgagtatgcggaggagttccaatgcctcgctgaaaaggtgccggaatggtctgcagtgacaaagatagaactcttcaaagaggggctcaggcgggagatcctctcctgggcggtgcatcgtgatgagcctgacacactgcgcggatggattcagctggcggggcgcatcgagacatcgctggcccaggcgaggaggcaccgaggagggctacagcagcggccgcagatgaaagaggggagccggaaggagggatcaaccccagccgggaggagaacggagccgacagggaacgtgagcaccagcaggaggggctgcttcgtgtgcggccgtttgggccacagggctgccgagtgctggcagagaaaaggggaaggcggaggcccgcccaaaccaagagccgtggcagggaaacgcgccgaggaagaaccaccgatgaggcaccactcgggggggttg gacgaaggggaggaggacgccatgtcagaaccctgctactag